Genomic segment of Sarcophilus harrisii chromosome 4, mSarHar1.11, whole genome shotgun sequence:
TTTTGACCAGACGAACATTGACTGACTTCCCATTGATTtctttcccattcatttcttCCACAGCCATTTTTGCCTTGttggcttttttaaaaacaagagatGCATACCTGAAACACAAGGGGACAAGACGTCTTAAAGACCGACTGTAAGAGGGGTGTGTGTGATGGatgaattatatttcattttaaacataaatcaACTGTCAGCTAACCAAACTCCAAACGCTTGTTAAAAactaacaattttttaaacatttgtgcATTGACTAAGAATTGCttaaaagtgaaaattgtatTTCCATGCACTCTCTACTTAGGAGGCTGTTGCTCTGGCCACACTGACTTGGCCACACGTCCATCAGATTGAGAGCATACAGAGGCATTTGAGACCAAGTGAGTGCACCCAGTGATTTTAAAAAGAGGCGGCAATTAAGGCTCTACAGAGTCAAGGGATTATGTGTGGACAAGATGGAGGAGTCCTGAGCGGCTGTGTCTTGATTCTCAAGCAAGTGCTCTTCCCCCTCCCACCGTTTCTGGGGAAATCCCAAAGCGGCATCCTGTTCTCACtggccaaaaaagagaaaatggcatTTCACACAGAATCACAGGCTCTTGATTTAGAGTGGAagggaacctcagaggccatcgaGTCTGGCAGACTCATttcatagagaaggaaactgaggctctcagGAAGGCAGGgcacttgtccaagatcatacaactgtCTCAGGCTCTGTCTTCTTCTCTTAGAGCTCATTCATTCAAGAAACAAGAGAAGAAGGCACAATGCCCTCCCTGGCCTTCACCCCTTGCCCCCTTTATAACATCAGCACATTCTTCAAGAAATGGATAGTAAACAGCTAATAATGCGACAAAAAATGAGAGGCAGGAAAAGACTCATTCTGGATGGGGGAATTATCCCTGAGTCAGCTGCTCGTACAGTCAGACCACTGTCTTTGCAGGGTACGAATCTAAGAAGTGAAAAAGAACAGCAATTAAAAAATGACATGTGCCAGAGGAAATCTCAGAGTGAAATAAGTTGGTCTCAGGCCCAAAGAGGCTTCTGGGAAATGCTCATAGAAGCCTCCAAAAAACAAacgagggagggagaagaaaaaatgagaaaagaaacgagcggtatgcatgagagagtcgacagcttggaaaaggaagggaaaaactgtctggaaaacaaacaaacaaaacaactccttaaaaagtagaataaaccaaatggaaaaagatacaaaaggtAACTCAGAAAAATGACAcgttaaaaactagaacaggacaaatggaagaaaaaaggatcGTTTCCTTTGTGTTTTATGCTTAACATGATTCTCCTCAGGTGTCTGGAGGCCTCCTCAGGTGGCTGCCTCAGAGGGCCAGGACAAAAAAGGGAGACAAGCCCTTCCTCAAAGCCCCCAAATCTGCTGTAAAACGAGATTAACTGCACTGCTGGGCATCTCACATTCAGTGTGCAGACAAACCTGGCCTGAGACAGCGAACACGGCCCCAGCCGGCCTGGGTGGCAGCTCTGACTTTCTGCCCGGTGTCACTCAGCCTGAAGGGGCTTAGTCCAGACTCTGTTTGGAGCTTCTGGGGCGGCCTTGGGGAAGCCCCTGCCCCAAATGACCCTCGGAAGAGGTAGATGAGATCATCTCTAACAGGCCTTGCAGCTCTCAGTCTATGGTCTTAATTCAGTGCATGTGACACCAAGGATTTTGAACCACCTGGGCCACAAATGGCACACTCTCCACAAACGCCTGCTGCGCCTGGGCTCCATTGCCTCTCATCCCTCCCACGCATTTCCTGCTCCTTCAGCGCCATCTCTGACTGTCCCTGGACCTGGGAGGCACTGGCCGTTCCCCCCCGCCACAAAGCTCTGCCCGCTGAGGGAGGTTCCCTGGCTCAGATCTTCCAATGGGACTCATCTCTCCCATGTCTCTTTCAATCCTGAGGGCACACGTAGCACCCAAGTCCATCGTACCAGTCAAATGCTTCCTGAGGTGTTCTGATGACCACCCCTCTGGGCACACGGTTCCTCAGCCCGGGGTCACCTACCCGACTTAAAGCGGGGTCAGGACTGCAAGGCTGGACTACAGGACACAGGACTAACTCAATTGATTTCAATGTTACCAAAAAACCCGATTCTGGGTCAGTGGGAGACTTTTTCCCTGTATATGCAATTTACCTGTAGTTATGAGAAGAAGTGCAAATGGAAACTTCAGAAACTTGATACttctggaaatgagacattaGGTCAgtctagaaagaaaaagacacatGACCACTTCTTAAAAGCCCCCCAGCTCCCATGTGACAAATCCAAGTGTAGCCAGTCTAAAAAGACTTGCGACAACCGTCTCAAGAGGCAGCCCGGGGCCCCTGTACCTCGGACACTGAAGGGCCCAAGCTGCCGACGTGAATGAGATAGCTTTTGTTCGGCTCCCTATGGGGAGGTTCGGAAATCTTCTTCTCTGCATGAGGAAAGAACATGACAGTTATTTAAGTATGATGTGCTTTCCAAAGGAAAGGAATGTCCACTTTGGCATAAGTCTAAATAAATGTATTATCTCCGCAAGTTCCAGTCCCCAGTATCCACAACAGGCCAATGTCTGCAGAGTGCCGAAGGCACTGGCCAGAGCACCCGAGGTCAGCAGACATGGAGGCCACAGACTCCACGGTCCGGCTTTCTGCTTGATTTTGTGCAACGTTTTCAGCTGGTTCTGGCTGCGCTTGGAGCTTGGGAGGTGCTCGTGCACACACAGCCTGCAATCTCAAAGGACTCACAAGGATGCCCGGGATCCACCTCCGGAGAAAGAACTGACACTGCTCGAGTACAGACGGAAGCACACTCAcgctccctctctctttcttgtaTTCATCTCTTGTCCAAAATGACTCACATGGAAACATGTCCCACggttgcacatgtataacccCTAGCTGCttacttaccatctcagggaaggaagtagaatttggaactcaaaatgttaaaaaaaaaaaaaaaaaaaaaaaaaaaaaaaagttaaaaataacatgtaatgggaaaaaaataaaaaatagttttaaaaactcATGTGAGCAAAGCAGCAGAGTAAACCTCAGCCTTGCTATCAGGCCCTCTTTTCAGGTAAAGATCTTGCAGGTTGCTCACAGAGGCCTTTGCAGGTTAACAGGGGAAACCAAGGCACTTTGCAGTCATCAATGCTGGCAACCCCAGGATAGCCTGAACTGCTGACCTGTGTTAGGGAGAATGTTGTCTACACAAGGGAAGGTCCTATTCTGGACCAGGAGGAACCTGGAGCCCCGGCACATGGCTCAGGACCACCCAAGAAAGCTGGGCTCATCAATTGACCCAAGAAAATCACCCCCAAAGTCCCAGAGGGATGTCTAACGCatggagagggggaggggcagcCCACTGGCTGGATCCATTAGTACGAACACTCCTCAGACCCTCTACAGGTTCTGTAGCACAGAACCCATCAACTCCAAGGGACACAAAGCTGCAGCTGCTCCACAGGCCGGGGGAGTTGTGCATGAGAAGGCTTCAATGGGGCATCCTGCAAGGAGGAGCCGCCTTTCTCGCCAGGCCAGGCGGCCAGTAGACCTAAGGGGTGGGAggtgggaaaggggagggggtgtCCAGGATAAGGTGGGGGGAGGCCGGGGCCAGAGTCAAAGGAGTGTTCTTCCTTGAGCTCCTCTCCCTGAGCCAAGGAGAACTCACCTGCTGTGACCTCGGAGCTCCTCTGCTCTGGTTCCATCTGAGGGTTCAATATTTCCAAGCACTTGGTGCCCATCAGGTTTTCTTTGCCTTCACTTTTTTCCTGACGTTTTGGGTAATCTGGAAAACCAAAGGCCCAGGGAGCCTCAGTCGCAGTGACCAGCGGCCATTCCCCGGGATGGGCAGTGCGGGGGAGCCCGGCCCTTCTCAGAGCCCAAGAGCCGAGGGCCTTCGGCACTAGAACTCCAAGGGCTGGGCCCTCCGAATCGGGCCACCTGGACAAAGCCTTTCTATGCTCTCCGGGTCCAGAACGGACAGAAAGCCAGACCTCTCAATTTGCAATTAAAAGCCACAGAATAATGGGCAAACTGGCAAAGAAGGgtcccaagcatttattaagcacctactgggaGCCagctgatcctcacaacagtcctatgGAAGTGGAGGGTGTGGGGGGCTATTATTGTCCATATTTGACAGCTGAGGAAATCAGGCTAAGGTGGAGATGGGTCCAGCCACAGAACTGGGGTCTCAGGCCCATCCTAACCCGGCCTGGGACTCTATGACCGTGTGCCCCCGGATGCTGGTTTAGATGGGGGTGATGAAcactctcctcctcccccatcacTCGGGTCACGCTGGGCTGTGACACTGACTTTCATCATCCAGTTTCAGATTTCGGAAGCCGACATTCAGATCCCGGGTCTTTCTGCTGTCATTCTTGGAGGCTGCTTCTTGTTTGGGATGAACATTCTCGGATGTGTGGAGGGTCTGAGGAGGAATCGGAAAAATACACACAAGTTACATCTTGTCCCCGCCCCCCCATTCCAAAATGTCTGCATGAGCAATAGGTGACGTGTGCTCCTGGTCACAAACGgcaccaaattttttttttgtacaaacgtTTTTCAATTCCGTGTCTTAGCAGAAGGAGCTGAGGCAGGAGTGGGGAGAAGCACAAGACTGGCCCCATCGCTGGTCCTGCACTAGCTGCCTAAAGAGCCCCTTGTTAGGCCCCTGACATCCTGGCCCAAACAGAACTTCAAGCACAACATGGAAGCCCTCCCATAGGTCCCTCAGACCCTCTGGGGGCATTCTTGCCCTGTCAGAACAAGCTTCCAGAGGCTCCAGCCACTGTCCTGCTCCAGAGACTTGGTGGTCTCACACATCTCCTTACAGTGGCCATGCTTCCTTCACAGGCCCCCTCCCATACTCTAGGCAGACATCCCCAAACCCCTGGGGAAGCCTTCCTTGGCTCTTCCAGGGGTCCATCTATGACCATGTGGCACCCGAAGGCCTAGACTGGGTGCTTATCCAATACCTGAGCGGAGATACCTTCCACATGAGATTAAAAGGCAAGGACCCAAAGGCAGGGCTGGAGgcctggggaaggggtggggctGAGGTCTCTCCATCTAGAACCCATACTGCCCCCCTCAAAGGGCTGTTGGGGTGGGGGACGGTGTAAAGCATCCCACAAAAGAGCCGTGATTATAATGAGCGATTCTCACCTCCAGCCTGGAGGGAGGGTATATGATGTGTGTGGGGAAAGGGGAATGACTAGGACTTCTCACTTTGCACCAGAGGTGACTGAGACCTGGAGGCAAGAGGGACCAGCTGGAGCATCCCAGGGTCCCCACAGCCGAGCCAGGAGGGGTACCAGCACTGTCCCGGGGGCTGTCCTCACTGGGAAGGGGCCCAAAACTCACTTGAGAGAGAGTCCCTTTCAAGTGGGCGGCACCAAGGTCAGCACTGTGTGCAGCAGGAACATCAGGGGACGAGTTTGGTGCTGAAAGGCTAGAATGGAAGAGACACCGATTACTCTCATACACAAACAGGACACgtcagaaaaaaatcacatttctgaGTAAGAACCAAATGTAGAACACAGACAGGGAAAAACAGAACGTTTATTGTTAGAGCTTGCTGATGCTTATCTGAATTAGGAAAAAACAACTTACATATGAGAGTCTTCCTTTATTATCTGGAGAGGGAGGAACAGACAGGGAAGAAGAAGTCCATTAGAACATGACTCTTTTCtgcagaatatattttttaaaaaaaccacccACTTTACTGAATCACCTACCTTGGAAGGAttaaaagtggaaaagaaagatgataattTGGACTCTACAGACAGGGGAGGCAATTCGTCCAACGGTattccctttattattttttctctcatactcaaatatttaaatttcagaTCTCCAAAAAGGGACAGTAATGTAGATTCTAATTCTGTTTTAGCAAAATCACTTGCACAATTCCTGTTAAGCCATAAAGAATAGATGAGTGAGTACATACCCCTCGTAGCCTGGGCTTTTATACACACAAACTTATTACTCTCACTGAGAGAAATGGTTTCTTATATTAACAACCAATTATTGAATGAGGACTAAGGTTTTCTcccctccatttccttattttctgtAGGCTGTTTGGTCAGCCTTTGAAGGGCAGGGCTGATATGATGCTGAAATTTTGGGCAGATGGATCCCATTGGGAAAATGTAGACTTGATCAAAAGATAAAGAGATCTGAATCTAATGAAATCCTATCCACTGGATTTTGGTTAGTCAGGGGCCAGTAGAGGTGGATCCCTCTTGtttagatcagggattcttaCAATCTCagatatacaggtatataaaataggcatacaaatcaaacatttgctaataataaaaaataagatgataaaattataaaataaaaaaatgttgtgACTCTTCCACATTAAGTTAcgagatcccatatggggtcactgTTTAAGAAGCTGGACTAGACTGCCCTTGTCAGGTAGTCTGGATAAGAGAGAAGCGTCCAAGAATGGGTGATCAGATCCTTCCTCCCCCAGTCTCAACTCAGGTCAAGCCAGCCTTTAATTATTCTCTATTTGTTAACCATTCCCTTTTGTTAGGCAATCACAGTTTATTTCTACCCTCTTCCAAGGACATGTAAGTCCTGAGTGGGTCCCACGAGGGTTCTTTGGCATTCGAGAGTGCTCCTGACCTCTGTTATCTGATAGCATAATTAATGAAATGATTTAttatccagaaattatgtctctcaaactttttatacGTCACATTGTACAAAACGGACAGAGGCCGATTGCTACTAGAATCAAaagaagttttcaaaagaataatgaaataacTAGTAGGATTGCCTTTCTAAGGCAAACACTAGGGAAGCTTGACATGTTCATGGCCGTGGCAGCCCACTCCCGTCAGGAACCTTCAGAGGGGCTGGCACTGACTCATTCCCACTACGCCCAAGGAGGAGGCATTTAAAGGTACCTTTGCTCTGGGGCTAACGATCTTGCCCAGACTAGCACCAGTCATAATACTCCACCCTTCTAAGCTTAACAAAACAGTTTTAGACATCAAATTCATGAATATTAATTTTGTAACGTGCTAATATGATTTCTTTCTGATGTGATTTGgacagatattattttaaaagcaatcaATACATGCCTAGTaaagctttccttttcttccattataAGTCTGTAAATTTTCCAACAATGTTGATGACACATCTGATAATGGGCTCTTAAAAGCTGCAACTCTGCTTTTATAGCTCTCTGCAATGTTTTCTGACAACATTTGGGTGAAAAATTCTTCTCCACTTCTTTAGAAGGTTGAAACTGACTTTAAAACAAAGAGCAGGATTAGGTTAAAACTCAAAAGAAGTCTACTTAACATTAAGAGCAAGTTATttgtttttgagatttttatcTTAAATCAATATCTATAAGAGATGAAGAATTGTGCAGTAACCTTTACtagaaaagaattggagaattaaagataaatttgttatttaaaaaaataaggcatTAATAATTCATACTTTTTCTAAGTTAGAAATTATTATAGTAAGGATTTCTCATTTACCTGCTGGCCCTGGAGAAGACAGGGGAGGGAGCTTGTCACTCACAATTGACTGTAAAAACATTACATAAACTATATGACATACCTCTCAGAGtttttctttaagtctttcatatcatatttatttttcagttccaGGTAATCCTGAAAAGATTTTGGCAAACAATTAGAAACTTTCAGCAACGGAAATCAAGCCACCCCACAAGCTACTGCCAGGAATCCCCCATTGGTATACCAAATGTAGTCTCTTACATACTTTTCCCATCAATCCTACCCACCCTAATTTTAGTGGAGAAAACCAGGGAGGCGCCATGGGAtgtagaaagaacagaaaagctgGCAGTTACCTTAATAAACAAATCATCATTAGCTTTTGAATTCTCAGCCGGAAGGGCTTTGTCTAGGCCTCTGGGCGCAGGCCCCGGCAGGTGGCCCTCCTCCCCCGCCCAGTCCTGCAGAGAGGACCAGTCCGTGTTGCAGGCGATGCTCTTTTGCTTCTCGGGCGCCCACTCGCTGGGCCGCATCTTGTTCATCATGGTTATCTCCGTATTGCTCGACCTGGAGGCCACCGAGGACCTGGCGCTTGTGGCCCGGCTCGTCGTGAAGCAGGCCCTGAAATCTGAACTGGCGTCGATCGTCTGGTTCACGGTCACGAGGCAGTCACGGTTTGCAGCCCCCGAGTGCTGAGGATGCTTCGACTCCACGCTGATAAAGTGCGTTTTGTTCAGGACGCCTGCACGGGCCGCTTCCGGCAGGCTATCTCCTTCTGCCAAATGGCTCTCCTTGGCTGGAACCTTCGGCAGAGTCATGGGGAAATCTAAGTCCGGCTTGGCCGTGCTCTGGACGAATTTATAGCACGACTGGTCATAGGCAGAAACGTCCGATTCATCAAAGACATAAGCTGCAGAACTCTGAAAACACTTGCCAGGCTGCCGTGATGCTGCTGATGCTCTTTCCAGGAACAAAGCGGGCTTTTCCATGCCCTTCAGAAGGCTATTCTCGCCCACTTCCGCACAGACATCCTTCTTTTCGGTTCGCGGAGACCTCCTCCTGTTGGAGGAAATGCCGGCTTTCAGGGTCTTTGGCACCTTCTCTGGGCCGCTGCGCGAGGGGGCCGCGTGCCCAAGAGCCACGTCCTGCCCATCCTCAGTGTTGCTCAAGCGGGTGACGCCGTCCAACAAGCTCTGGTTGGTGAAACTCGCCTCTTGCTCTTGGCACCTCCAGTACTTCTGGCCGTGATGCTCGGTCAGAGACAGGTAATCATGACGCTTGGGCGCCTCGGCCACGTCTTCTTGGGTATGGATGTGAGTTGTTTCGTAGGAGAAAAAGGTGCTTTCTTCCAATTTCTTCACATGATTCTGTCCCAGACCATTAGCATTAATTTCATAATCAGAATTTCCCAACTCTATGACTTCTGAATTGGGAGTACACAGTGTCTTTATTTGGTCAAAATCTAAATGGTAACCTGAGTAATCTTGCTCTTCAGCACTGTGATATTCCTGCTGGGAATCTTCATCTAGATCACACTTTTCAATATCACTACTACTAATGTCCTTACAATCACTATCTAGATTTCTGCAGATATCATCCAAAACAT
This window contains:
- the RBM44 gene encoding RNA-binding protein 44 isoform X6, encoding MEVNGDEPSSPKRKQFFLASRYYDENVTGESLLTISRDHCNFLVLEHLDKDNVSLLDKGEMSELSFSGSPPASLDRAPYQLSELSNIADYALLNDTYSIHISDSDSKLKEHLSYLSSETDLEMQKEEQFFDMLKDESKNSNVLDDICRNLDSDCKDISSSDIEKCDLDEDSQQEYHSAEEQDYSGYHLDFDQIKTLCTPNSEVIELGNSDYEINANGLGQNHVKKLEESTFFSYETTHIHTQEDVAEAPKRHDYLSLTEHHGQKYWRCQEQEASFTNQSLLDGVTRLSNTEDGQDVALGHAAPSRSGPEKVPKTLKAGISSNRRRSPRTEKKDVCAEVGENSLLKGMEKPALFLERASAASRQPGKCFQSSAAYVFDESDVSAYDQSCYKFVQSTAKPDLDFPMTLPKVPAKESHLAEGDSLPEAARAGVLNKTHFISVESKHPQHSGAANRDCLVTVNQTIDASSDFRACFTTSRATSARSSVASRSSNTEITMMNKMRPSEWAPEKQKSIACNTDWSSLQDWAGEEGHLPGPAPRGLDKALPAENSKANDDLFIKDYLELKNKYDMKDLKKNSESQFQPSKEVEKNFSPKCCQKTLQRAIKAELQLLRAHYQMCHQHCWKIYRLIMEEKESFTRNCASDFAKTELESTLLSLFGDLKFKYLSMREKIIKGIPLDELPPLSVESKLSSFFSTFNPSKIIKEDSHILSAPNSSPDVPAAHSADLGAAHLKGTLSQTLHTSENVHPKQEAASKNDSRKTRDLNVGFRNLKLDDENYPKRQEKSEGKENLMGTKCLEILNPQMEPEQRSSEVTAEKKISEPPHREPNKSYLIHVGSLGPSVSETDLMSHFQKYQVSEVSICTSSHNYRYASLVFKKANKAKMAVEEMNGKEINGKSVNVRLVKTPIENVPPLSFRNESRLALGGSEKTLDSKGSSSAPLTSKISAHVLRPPAPEQESVSLSADQKSGKKGLKQNKPVKLLPETPLPYIPPNILNLGSFTKLLRKLEALHPDISRDTIIDALQEVRTNNKGFLSGLSLTTIVEMTTSVLRNSAFKKEEKKYREEIFKVGIH
- the RBM44 gene encoding RNA-binding protein 44 isoform X5; the protein is MSELSFSGSPPASLDRAPYQLSELSNIADYALLNDTYSIHISDSDSKLKEHLSYLSSETDLEMQKEEQFFDMLKDESKNSNVLDDICRNLDSDCKDISSSDIEKCDLDEDSQQEYHSAEEQDYSGYHLDFDQIKTLCTPNSEVIELGNSDYEINANGLGQNHVKKLEESTFFSYETTHIHTQEDVAEAPKRHDYLSLTEHHGQKYWRCQEQEASFTNQSLLDGVTRLSNTEDGQDVALGHAAPSRSGPEKVPKTLKAGISSNRRRSPRTEKKDVCAEVGENSLLKGMEKPALFLERASAASRQPGKCFQSSAAYVFDESDVSAYDQSCYKFVQSTAKPDLDFPMTLPKVPAKESHLAEGDSLPEAARAGVLNKTHFISVESKHPQHSGAANRDCLVTVNQTIDASSDFRACFTTSRATSARSSVASRSSNTEITMMNKMRPSEWAPEKQKSIACNTDWSSLQDWAGEEGHLPGPAPRGLDKALPAENSKANDDLFIKDYLELKNKYDMKDLKKNSESQFQPSKEVEKNFSPKCCQKTLQRAIKAELQLLRAHYQMCHQHCWKIYRLIMEEKESFTRNCASDFAKTELESTLLSLFGDLKFKYLSMREKIIKGIPLDELPPLSVESKLSSFFSTFNPSKIIKEDSHILSAPNSSPDVPAAHSADLGAAHLKGTLSQTLHTSENVHPKQEAASKNDSRKTRDLNVGFRNLKLDDENYPKRQEKSEGKENLMGTKCLEILNPQMEPEQRSSEVTAEKKISEPPHREPNKSYLIHVGSLGPSVSETDLMSHFQKYQVSEVSICTSSHNYRYASLVFKKANKAKMAVEEMNGKEINGKSVNVRLVKTPIENVPPLSFRNESRLALGGSEKTLDSKGSSSAPLTSKISAHVLRPPAPEQESVSLSADQKSGKKGLKQNKPVKLLPETPLPYIPPNILNLGSFTKLLRKLEALHPDISRDTIIDALQEVRTNNKGFLSGLSLTTIVEMTTSVLRNSAFKKEEKKYREEIFKVGIH
- the RBM44 gene encoding RNA-binding protein 44 isoform X1 encodes the protein MEGRSRSRGRGRQPTLSSGPEPGRRRRREVAAAAAAVAEQASRARAPAPDEPSSPKRKQFFLASRYYDENVTGESLLTISRDHCNFLVLEHLDKDNVSLLDKGEMSELSFSGSPPASLDRAPYQLSELSNIADYALLNDTYSIHISDSDSKLKEHLSYLSSETDLEMQKEEQFFDMLKDESKNSNVLDDICRNLDSDCKDISSSDIEKCDLDEDSQQEYHSAEEQDYSGYHLDFDQIKTLCTPNSEVIELGNSDYEINANGLGQNHVKKLEESTFFSYETTHIHTQEDVAEAPKRHDYLSLTEHHGQKYWRCQEQEASFTNQSLLDGVTRLSNTEDGQDVALGHAAPSRSGPEKVPKTLKAGISSNRRRSPRTEKKDVCAEVGENSLLKGMEKPALFLERASAASRQPGKCFQSSAAYVFDESDVSAYDQSCYKFVQSTAKPDLDFPMTLPKVPAKESHLAEGDSLPEAARAGVLNKTHFISVESKHPQHSGAANRDCLVTVNQTIDASSDFRACFTTSRATSARSSVASRSSNTEITMMNKMRPSEWAPEKQKSIACNTDWSSLQDWAGEEGHLPGPAPRGLDKALPAENSKANDDLFIKDYLELKNKYDMKDLKKNSESQFQPSKEVEKNFSPKCCQKTLQRAIKAELQLLRAHYQMCHQHCWKIYRLIMEEKESFTRNCASDFAKTELESTLLSLFGDLKFKYLSMREKIIKGIPLDELPPLSVESKLSSFFSTFNPSKIIKEDSHILSAPNSSPDVPAAHSADLGAAHLKGTLSQTLHTSENVHPKQEAASKNDSRKTRDLNVGFRNLKLDDENYPKRQEKSEGKENLMGTKCLEILNPQMEPEQRSSEVTAEKKISEPPHREPNKSYLIHVGSLGPSVSETDLMSHFQKYQVSEVSICTSSHNYRYASLVFKKANKAKMAVEEMNGKEINGKSVNVRLVKTPIENVPPLSFRNESRLALGGSEKTLDSKGSSSAPLTSKISAHVLRPPAPEQESVSLSADQKSGKKGLKQNKPVKLLPETPLPYIPPNILNLGSFTKLLRKLEALHPDISRDTIIDALQEVRTNNKGFLSGLSLTTIVEMTTSVLRNSAFKKEEKKYREEIFKVGIH
- the RBM44 gene encoding RNA-binding protein 44 isoform X4 — encoded protein: MEGRSRSRGRGRQPTLSSGPEPGRRRRREVAAAAAAVAEQASRARAPAPDEPSSPKRKQFFLASRYYDENVTGESLLTISRDHCNFLVLEHLDKDNVSLLDKGEMSELSFSGSPPASLDRAPYQLSELSNIADYALLNDTYSIHISDSDSKLKEHLSYLSSETDLEMQKEEQFFDMLKDESKNSNVLDDICRNLDSDCKDISSSDIEKCDLDEDSQQEYHSAEEQDYSGYHLDFDQIKTLCTPNSEVIELGNSDYEINANGLGQNHVKKLEESTFFSYETTHIHTQEDVAEAPKRHDYLSLTEHHGQKYWRCQEQEASFTNQSLLDGVTRLSNTEDGQDVALGHAAPSRSGPEKVPKTLKAGISSNRRRSPRTEKKDVCAEVGENSLLKGMEKPALFLERASAASRQPGKCFQSSAAYVFDESDVSAYDQSCYKFVQSTAKPDLDFPMTLPKVPAKESHLAEGDSLPEAARAGVLNKTHFISVESKHPQHSGAANRDCLVTVNQTIDASSDFRACFTTSRATSARSSVASRSSNTEITMMNKMRPSEWAPEKQKSIACNTDWSSLQDWAGEEGHLPGPAPRGLDKALPAENSKANDDLFIKDYLELKNKYDMKDLKKNSESQFQPSKEVEKNFSPKCCQKTLQRAIKAELQLLRAHYQMCHQHCWKIYRLIMEEKESFTRNCASDFAKTELESTLLSLFGDLKFKYLSMREKIIKGIPLDELPPLSVESKLSSFFSTFNPSKIIKEDSHILSAPNSSPDVPAAHSADLGAAHLKGTLSQTLHTSENVHPKQEAASKNDSRKTRDLNVGFRNLKLDDENYPKRQEKSEGKENLMGTKCLEILNPQMEPEQRSSEVTAEKKISEPPHREPNKSYLIHVGSLGPSVSEKYQVSEVSICTSSHNYRNESRLALGGSEKTLDSKGSSSAPLTSKISAHVLRPPAPEQESVSLSADQKSGKKGLKQNKPVKLLPETPLPYIPPNILNLGSFTKLLRKLEALHPDISRDTIIDALQEVRTNNKGFLSGLSLTTIVEMTTSVLRNSAFKKEEKKYREEIFKVGIH
- the RBM44 gene encoding RNA-binding protein 44 isoform X2 — protein: MEGRSRSRGRGRQPTLSSGPEPGRRRRREVAAAAAAVAEQASRARAPAPDEPSSPKRKQFFLASRYYDENVTGESLLTISRDHCNFLVLEHLDKDNVSLLDKGEMSELSFSGSPPASLDRAPYQLSELSNIADYALLNDTYSIHISDSDSKLKEHLSYLSSETDLEMQKEEQFFDMLKDESKNSNVLDDICRNLDSDCKDISSSDIEKCDLDEDSQQEYHSAEEQDYSGYHLDFDQIKTLCTPNSEVIELGNSDYEINANGLGQNHVKKLEESTFFSYETTHIHTQEDVAEAPKRHDYLSLTEHHGQKYWRCQEQEASFTNQSLLDGVTRLSNTEDGQDVALGHAAPSRSGPEKVPKTLKAGISSNRRRSPRTEKKDVCAEVGENSLLKGMEKPALFLERASAASRQPGKCFQSSAAYVFDESDVSAYDQSCYKFVQSTAKPDLDFPMTLPKVPAKESHLAEGDSLPEAARAGVLNKTHFISVESKHPQHSGAANRDCLVTVNQTIDASSDFRACFTTSRATSARSSVASRSSNTEITMMNKMRPSEWAPEKQKSIACNTDWSSLQDWAGEEGHLPGPAPRGLDKALPAENSKANDDLFIKDYLELKNKYDMKDLKKNSESQFQPSKEVEKNFSPKCCQKTLQRAIKAELQLLRAHYQMCHQHCWKIYRLIMEEKESFTRNCASDFAKTELESTLLSLFGDLKFKYLSMREKIIKGIPLDELPPLSVESKLSSFFSTFNPSKIIKEDSHILSAPNSSPDVPAAHSADLGAAHLKGTLSQTLHTSENVHPKQEAASKNDSRKTRDLNVGFRNLKLDDENYPKRQEKSEGKENLMGTKCLEILNPQMEPEQRSSEVTAEKKISEPPHREPNKSYLIHVGSLGPSVSEKYQVSEVSICTSSHNYRYASLVFKKANKAKMAVEEMNGKEINGKSVNVRLVKTPIENVPPLSFRNESRLALGGSEKTLDSKGSSSAPLTSKISAHVLRPPAPEQESVSLSADQKSGKKGLKQNKPVKLLPETPLPYIPPNILNLGSFTKLLRKLEALHPDISRDTIIDALQEVRTNNKGFLSGLSLTTIVEMTTSVLRNSAFKKEEKKYREEIFKVGIH